A DNA window from Vigna angularis cultivar LongXiaoDou No.4 chromosome 1, ASM1680809v1, whole genome shotgun sequence contains the following coding sequences:
- the LOC108344660 gene encoding vesicle-associated protein 4-2 isoform X1 encodes MAVADPKPHSEPKVWNFFKLPFRHSTSATSTTSSSANLHLHHHHHHHNPNNLPLEGSTSHTSNSVSSVARSLLPTRRRLKLDPSNKLYFPYEPGKQVRSAIRIKNTSKSHVAFKFQTTAPKSCFMRPPGAILAPGESIIATVFKFVEQPENNEKPEKTGLKFKIMSLKVKGSIDYVPELFDEQKDQVAVEQILRVVFLDPERPCPALEKLNRQLADADAALEARKKPVEDAGPKIIGEGLVIDEWKERRERYLAKQQGEVVVDSV; translated from the exons ATGGCCGTAGCTGATCCCAAGCCTCACTCCGAACCCAAGGTCTGGAACTTCTTCAAGCTTCCCTTTCGCCATTCCACCTCTGCCACCTCTACGACTTCGTCTTCTGCTAACCTTCACCTCCAtcaccaccatcaccaccacAATCCTAACAATCTTCCCCTCGAGGGCTCCACCTCCCATACCTCCAATTCCGTTTCCTCCGTCGCCAGATCGCTTCTCCCAACACGACGTCGTCTCAAGCTCGATCCCTCCAACAAGCTTTACTTCCCCT ATGAGCCGGGCAAACAGGTTAGGAGTGCCATCAGGATTAAAAACACCAGTAAATCTCATGTAGCTTTCAAG TTTCAAACAACTGCTCCCAAAAGCTGTTTCATGCGTCCTCCTGGAGCCATCCTTGCCCCTGGTGAGAGTATCATAGCCACag TGTTTAAGTTTGTAGAGCAAccagaaaataatgaaaagccTGAGAAAACTGGactcaaatttaaaatcatgAGCTTGAAGGTGAAAGGATCAATTGATTACGTCCCTGAACTG TTTGATGAGCAGAAGGACCAAGTAGCAGTGGAGCAGATTCTGCGAGTTGTTTTTCTAGATCCAGAGCGTCCTTGTCCT gCTTTGGAAAAACTGAACAGACAACTAGCTGATGCGGATGCTGCCCTTGAGGCACGTAAGAAACCTGTGGAAGATGCAGGTCCAAAAATTATCGGGGAAGGGCTCGTCATAGACGAATGG aaagagaggagagaaaGATACCTCGCAAAGCAGCAGGGTGAAGTGGTTGTAGATTCTGTATAG
- the LOC108344660 gene encoding vesicle-associated protein 4-2 isoform X2, whose protein sequence is MAVADPKPHSEPKVWNFFKLPFRHSTSATSTTSSSANLHLHHHHHHHNPNNLPLEGSTSHTSNSVSSVARSLLPTRRRLKLDPSNKLYFPYEPGKQVRSAIRIKNTSKSHVAFKFQTTAPKSCFMRPPGAILAPGESIIATVFKFVEQPENNEKPEKTGLKFKIMSLKVKGSIDYVPELALEKLNRQLADADAALEARKKPVEDAGPKIIGEGLVIDEWKERRERYLAKQQGEVVVDSV, encoded by the exons ATGGCCGTAGCTGATCCCAAGCCTCACTCCGAACCCAAGGTCTGGAACTTCTTCAAGCTTCCCTTTCGCCATTCCACCTCTGCCACCTCTACGACTTCGTCTTCTGCTAACCTTCACCTCCAtcaccaccatcaccaccacAATCCTAACAATCTTCCCCTCGAGGGCTCCACCTCCCATACCTCCAATTCCGTTTCCTCCGTCGCCAGATCGCTTCTCCCAACACGACGTCGTCTCAAGCTCGATCCCTCCAACAAGCTTTACTTCCCCT ATGAGCCGGGCAAACAGGTTAGGAGTGCCATCAGGATTAAAAACACCAGTAAATCTCATGTAGCTTTCAAG TTTCAAACAACTGCTCCCAAAAGCTGTTTCATGCGTCCTCCTGGAGCCATCCTTGCCCCTGGTGAGAGTATCATAGCCACag TGTTTAAGTTTGTAGAGCAAccagaaaataatgaaaagccTGAGAAAACTGGactcaaatttaaaatcatgAGCTTGAAGGTGAAAGGATCAATTGATTACGTCCCTGAACTG gCTTTGGAAAAACTGAACAGACAACTAGCTGATGCGGATGCTGCCCTTGAGGCACGTAAGAAACCTGTGGAAGATGCAGGTCCAAAAATTATCGGGGAAGGGCTCGTCATAGACGAATGG aaagagaggagagaaaGATACCTCGCAAAGCAGCAGGGTGAAGTGGTTGTAGATTCTGTATAG